Proteins from a genomic interval of Bradyrhizobium sp. CCBAU 53340:
- a CDS encoding M23 family metallopeptidase, with product MNQRTSRGAYGRETGIIDLGHEPPLSVDGSEAAVIDRRRVSVQWFSGTILTGLCGAALIGGAVFASLDGEMTFAKVPERVEGALRGAFGTADRTATLHKSDRLPPPNDSTASRNIVRVSTVARVGNRDVMRVRPFIRIAGNLSMTTSDLSAKIPPFNAQRMLTDVGSDSKTATDDPNNPEAVEPDAEVSFVTKDLSPVLPKAKISAVVALDDILMRVRDAANWRGNGGVRYASLANATADVSGVGGPSDMKMAYATEASSSDPYAGFETRVVPENVTLLPKTKEQITGGNPTGERVHLVKKGDSVASVLRDLGATPDEIKAIAATLGPRGRDGGLKEGEKLRILMAPASPGARLQPYRVVVANDTVVEAIAALSDLGKYVAVDVSSMNTVADATTSTSSEDDDDDDGSGVRLYQSIYETAMRNKVPMPVIDDMIKIYSYDVDFQRKVQPGDSFDVFYAGEDEGSAAVDKSEVLFASLTVGGETKKYYRYQSPDDGVVDYYDETGKSAKKFLVRKPVNSAIMRSGFGGRRHPILGYVKMHTGVDWATAYGTPIFAAGNGVIEKAQLEGGYGKYVRIKHNNGYETAYGHMSAFAKGMEPGKKVRQGQVIGFVGSTGQSTGPHVHYEILVNGRFVDPMRVKLPRGRSLEGPMLASFEKERDRLDGMMSGRGGAIARMSDATGGPLQVTNR from the coding sequence TTGAACCAGAGGACGTCACGCGGCGCTTACGGGCGTGAGACCGGGATCATCGATCTCGGCCACGAGCCGCCGCTGTCCGTCGATGGTTCGGAAGCCGCCGTCATCGATCGCCGTCGCGTCTCGGTGCAATGGTTCAGCGGCACAATTCTGACCGGACTCTGCGGCGCAGCCCTGATCGGCGGCGCCGTTTTCGCATCTCTCGACGGCGAAATGACCTTTGCCAAAGTGCCGGAGCGGGTTGAAGGCGCGCTGCGCGGCGCCTTCGGCACCGCCGATCGCACCGCCACGCTGCACAAGAGCGACCGCCTGCCGCCGCCGAACGACTCGACCGCCTCGCGCAACATCGTGCGCGTCTCGACGGTTGCCCGCGTCGGCAACCGCGACGTGATGCGGGTGCGTCCCTTCATCCGGATCGCCGGCAATCTGTCGATGACGACGAGCGATTTGTCGGCGAAGATTCCGCCGTTCAACGCGCAGCGCATGCTCACCGACGTCGGCTCCGATTCGAAGACCGCGACCGACGACCCGAACAACCCCGAGGCTGTCGAACCCGACGCCGAGGTCTCCTTCGTCACCAAGGACCTCTCGCCGGTGTTGCCGAAGGCCAAGATTTCCGCGGTGGTGGCGCTCGACGACATCCTGATGCGGGTCCGCGATGCCGCCAATTGGCGCGGCAATGGCGGAGTGCGCTACGCTTCGCTCGCCAATGCCACCGCCGACGTTTCCGGCGTGGGCGGCCCGTCGGACATGAAGATGGCCTACGCCACCGAGGCCTCATCGTCCGATCCCTATGCTGGTTTCGAGACCCGGGTGGTGCCGGAAAACGTGACGCTGCTGCCGAAGACCAAGGAGCAGATCACCGGCGGCAATCCCACCGGCGAACGCGTGCACCTGGTCAAGAAAGGCGACAGCGTCGCCTCCGTGCTGCGCGATCTCGGCGCCACGCCTGACGAGATCAAGGCGATCGCCGCGACGCTTGGCCCGCGCGGCCGCGACGGCGGCCTGAAGGAAGGCGAAAAGCTCCGCATCCTGATGGCGCCCGCAAGCCCCGGCGCCCGGCTGCAGCCCTATCGCGTCGTCGTCGCCAACGACACGGTTGTCGAGGCGATCGCGGCGCTGTCCGATCTCGGCAAATACGTCGCGGTCGACGTCTCCAGCATGAACACCGTTGCCGATGCCACGACCAGCACCAGCAGCGAAGACGATGACGATGATGACGGCAGCGGCGTGCGGCTCTACCAGAGCATCTACGAGACCGCGATGCGCAACAAAGTGCCGATGCCCGTCATCGACGACATGATCAAGATCTACTCCTACGACGTCGATTTCCAGCGCAAGGTGCAGCCGGGCGATTCGTTCGACGTGTTCTACGCCGGCGAAGACGAGGGCTCGGCAGCGGTCGACAAGAGCGAAGTGCTGTTCGCCTCGCTCACCGTCGGCGGCGAAACCAAGAAATATTATCGCTACCAGAGCCCCGACGACGGCGTCGTCGACTACTATGACGAGACCGGAAAGAGCGCGAAGAAGTTCCTGGTCCGCAAGCCCGTCAACAGCGCCATCATGCGCTCGGGCTTCGGCGGCCGCCGCCATCCGATCCTCGGCTATGTGAAGATGCACACCGGAGTCGACTGGGCCACGGCCTACGGCACGCCGATCTTCGCTGCCGGCAACGGCGTGATCGAGAAGGCGCAGCTCGAAGGCGGCTACGGCAAATACGTCCGCATCAAGCACAACAACGGCTACGAGACCGCCTACGGCCATATGTCGGCTTTCGCCAAGGGCATGGAGCCCGGCAAGAAGGTGCGGCAGGGCCAGGTCATCGGCTTCGTCGGCTCGACTGGCCAGTCGACCGGCCCGCACGTCCACTACGAAATCCTCGTCAACGGCCGCTTCGTCGACCCGATGCGCGTGAAACTGCCGCGCGGCCGTTCGCTGGAAGGTCCGATGCTGGCAAGCTTCGAGAAGGAACGCGACCGGCTCGACGGCATGATGAGTGGCCGCGGCGGCGCCATCGCCCGCATGTCGGACGCCACCGGCGGCCCGCTCCAGGTCACCAACCGGTAG